The Nicotiana tabacum cultivar K326 chromosome 14, ASM71507v2, whole genome shotgun sequence genome contains a region encoding:
- the LOC142168876 gene encoding uncharacterized protein LOC142168876 yields MKKKLEDAKGLWPEILPEVLWAYRTMPKSSTGETPYSLFYGTDAVILVEVGEPSLRYFRESEPQNDDSRRQKLDEVEEQRDMAYVRMVAQKQQAERYYNKRAKIMSLKIEDYVLKAKTQASKYPQEGKLGTNWDDPYKITAAARKGSFTLEIVEGKRLPNNWNITHLKYYNF; encoded by the coding sequence ATGAAGAAGAAACTCGAAGACGCTAAGGGACTATGGCCGGAGATATTACCAGAAGTActctgggcctaccgaacaatgcCAAAATCGAGCACAGGGGAAACGCCATACTCATTATtctatgggactgatgcagtaATACTAGTCGAGGTCGGGGAGCCTAGTCTTAGATACTTCCGTGAAAGCGAACCCCAGAATGATGATAGTAGAAGGCAAAAACTCGACGAAGTCGAGGAACAAAGAGATATGGCTTATGTAAGAATGGTCGCCCAAAAGCAACAAGCAGAACGCTACTATAACAAGAGGGCAAAGATCATGTCACTTAAAATCGAAGACTATGTgcttaaagctaaaacacaagcaagcaaatACCCACAAGAAGGCAAACTAGGAACAAACTGGGACGACCCCTACAAAATCACGGCAGCAGCAAGAAAAGGGTCATTCACACTAGAAATAGTGGAAGGAAAgcgactaccaaacaactggaatattacACACCTCAAGTACTACAACTTTTAA